One genomic region from Phragmites australis chromosome 1, lpPhrAust1.1, whole genome shotgun sequence encodes:
- the LOC133884894 gene encoding aspartyl protease family protein 2-like: MAPPKFLLLVVVLSFTANATQVPRTLHLPVVHRNALFPPPPPPDATPSKLLRRRQAADTARYAALNLSAHDLLHSPVLAGAPLSSGEYFTLLGVGTPSTSTLVIIDTGSDLVWLQCMPCRHCYGQLTPLNDPRSSSTYRQIPFSAPRCQDLKYPVRDSRTGGCTYTVVYADGSSSRGDLATDRLVFSNDTHVYNVTLGCGHDNEGLFNSAAGVLGVGRGMLSFPTQLAAAYGRVFAYCLGDRESRVPSSSSYLVFGRTPELPSTVFTPLMTNPRLPNQYYVDMVGFSVDGERVNGFSNANLALDAATGRGGVVVDSGTAISRFARDAYAAVRDAFDARAAAAGMRRLAKNLSLFDACYDLSGSGIATAHVPTIVLHFAGGADMVLPTKNYLIQVDVGSRRTCSCLGLEASEDGLNVLGNVQQQGFRVVFDVERERIGFAPNGCSD; encoded by the coding sequence ATGGCGCCGCCCAAGTTTCTCCTGCTCGTCGTCGTCCTCTCCTTCACGGCCAATGCCACCCAAGTACCAAGAACACTCCACCTCCCCGTCGTCCACCGCAACGCGCTCttcccgcccccgcccccgcccgaCGCCACGCCAAGcaagctcctccgccgccgccaagcTGCCGACACTGCCCGCTACGCCGCGTTGAATTTGAGTGCCCACGATCTCCTCCATTCCCCCGTCCTCGCCGGGGCCCCGTTAAGCAGCGGGGAGTACTTCACCCTCCTCGGCGTGGGGACCCCGTCCACCAGCACGCTCGTCATCATCGACACCGGCAGCGACCTCGTCTGGCTCCAGTGCATGCCCTGCCGCCACTGCTACGGCCAGTTGACCCCGCTCAACGACCCTCGGAGCTCCAGCACGTACAGGCAGATCCCTTTCTCGGCGCCGCGGTGCCAGGACCTCAAGTACCCCGTCCGCGACAGCCGCACCGGCGGCTGCACGTACACGGTAGTGTACGCCGACGGCTCCAGCTCCCGCGGCGATCTCGCCACCGATAGGCTCGTCTTCTCCAACGACACGCACGTCTACAACGTCACCCTCGGGTGCGGCCACGACAACGAGGGGCTGTTCAACTCGGCTGCCGGGGTGCTCGGCGTCGGCCGAGGCATGCTGTCCTTCCCGACGCAGCTGGCGGCGGCCTACGGGCGCGTCTTCGCGTACTGCCTCGGCGACCGCGAGTCCCGTGTCCCGAGCAGCTCGTCGTACCTCGTGTTCGGCCGCACGCCGGAGCTGCCATCCACGGTGTTCACCCCGCTGATGACGAACCCGCGGCTGCCGAACCAGTACTACGTGGACATGGTCGGCTTCAGCGTCGACGGCGAGCGGGTCAACGGGTTCTCGAACGCCAACCTCGCGCTGGACGCGGCGACCGGGCGGGGCGGCGTCGTCGTGGACTCCGGCACGGCCATATCGCGGTTCGCCAGGGACGCGTACGCGGCGGTGCGCGACGCCTTCGACGCGCGCGCGGCCGCTGCCGGGATGCGTAGGTTGGCCAAGAACTTGTCGTTGTTCGACGCGTGCTACGACCTCAGCGGGAGTGGGATCGCGACGGCCCATGTGCCCACCATCGTGCTGCACTTCGCCGGCGGTGCTGACATGGTGCTGCCTACGAAGAACTACCTGATCCAAGTGGACGTCGGCAGCCGGAGGACGTGCTCCTGCTTGGGGCTCGAGGCGTCGGAGGACGGGCTCAACGTGCTCGGCAACGTCCAGCAGCAAGGGTTTCGGGTTGTGTTTGATGTGGAGAGGGAACGGATTGGGTTCGCGCCAAACGGGTGCTCGGATTGA